From a single Ischnura elegans chromosome 7, ioIscEleg1.1, whole genome shotgun sequence genomic region:
- the LOC124162567 gene encoding uncharacterized protein LOC124162567 isoform X2, with protein sequence MGQNGTENPASPSSMGEVYSTVTIKREVEYPVGGAEEMGQPSSSSSSIYVASPMASPLNSDCMPPPSSPLSPPAIACELTAPPPDSHVTKDTAPRISVQPLERVMLKDSFAPDASSPGRRTTYIRDAGGEALAQFLAYSYSQIKSHEIKINLKHIWLKALMDAELKDLSYDSPR encoded by the exons ATGGGCCAAAATGGAACTGAAAATCCAGCCTCTCCCTCATCG atGGGTGAAGTTTACTCGACGGTGACCATAAAGAGAGAGGTGGAATACCCAGTTGGAGGAGCCGAAGAGATGGGCCAGCCAAGCTCCAGCAGTTCATCCATTTACGTCGCTTCACCCATGGCGAGTCCTCTAAACAGTGACTGCATGCCACCACCATCGTCGCCACTGTCACCTCCGGCAATAGCCTGTGAATTGACGGCTCCCCCCCCTGACTCACACGTTACGAAAGACACTGCTCCAAGAATATCCGTTCAGCCGCTGGAGAGAGTGATGCTCAAAGACAGTTTTGCCCCAGATGCCTCATCTCCAGGCCGGAGGACCACTTATATCCGCGATGCAGGAGGTGAGGCCTTGGCTCAGTTCTTAGCATATAGTTATTCTCAAATCAAgtcacatgaaattaaaatcaatctGAAACATATTTGGCTGAAGGCTTTGATGGATGCAGAGCTTAAAGATCTATCGTATGATTCTCCAAGATAA
- the LOC124162567 gene encoding uncharacterized protein LOC124162567 isoform X1, with the protein MVWTREATETFIEEWIKMPCLYDSKHQLYYSKHARRVALEKICAAVQRHRPHTTPADCKAKLNGLRTQFAAEQHKVNRKSGPLTGEVYVSSWWPFKRLTFLADHVQSRKAILMGQNGTENPASPSSMGEVYSTVTIKREVEYPVGGAEEMGQPSSSSSSIYVASPMASPLNSDCMPPPSSPLSPPAIACELTAPPPDSHVTKDTAPRISVQPLERVMLKDSFAPDASSPGRRTTYIRDAGGEALAQFLAYSYSQIKSHEIKINLKHIWLKALMDAELKDLSYDSPR; encoded by the exons ATGGTGTGGACTCGGGAAGCCACAGAAACATTCATTGAGGAATGGATAAAAATGCCCTGTCTGTATGATTCTAAGCATCAACTGTATTACAGTAAACATGCACGTAGGGTTGCTTTGGAGAAAATATGTGCTGCTGTGCAAAGACATCGGCCCCATACCACCCCTGCTGATTGCAAGGCGAAACTAAATGGCCTTCGGACGCAGTTCGCTGCTGAGCAGCATAAAGTCAATAGGAAAAGTGGGCCGTTGACCGGGGAG GTGTATGTCTCAAGCTGGTGGCCCTTCAAAAGACTAACTTTTTTAGCTGACCATGTCCAGTCTAGAAAGGCTATCTTAATGGGCCAAAATGGAACTGAAAATCCAGCCTCTCCCTCATCG atGGGTGAAGTTTACTCGACGGTGACCATAAAGAGAGAGGTGGAATACCCAGTTGGAGGAGCCGAAGAGATGGGCCAGCCAAGCTCCAGCAGTTCATCCATTTACGTCGCTTCACCCATGGCGAGTCCTCTAAACAGTGACTGCATGCCACCACCATCGTCGCCACTGTCACCTCCGGCAATAGCCTGTGAATTGACGGCTCCCCCCCCTGACTCACACGTTACGAAAGACACTGCTCCAAGAATATCCGTTCAGCCGCTGGAGAGAGTGATGCTCAAAGACAGTTTTGCCCCAGATGCCTCATCTCCAGGCCGGAGGACCACTTATATCCGCGATGCAGGAGGTGAGGCCTTGGCTCAGTTCTTAGCATATAGTTATTCTCAAATCAAgtcacatgaaattaaaatcaatctGAAACATATTTGGCTGAAGGCTTTGATGGATGCAGAGCTTAAAGATCTATCGTATGATTCTCCAAGATAA